Proteins from a genomic interval of Plasmodium reichenowi strain SY57 chromosome 11, whole genome shotgun sequence:
- a CDS encoding D-tyrosyl-tRNA(Tyr) deacylase produces MRVVIQRVKRAILSVRKENIGENEKELEIISEIKNGLICFLGIHKNDTWEDALYIIRKCLNLRLWNNDNKTWDKNVKDLNYELLIVSQFTLFGNTKKGNKPDFHLAKEPNEALIFYNKIIDEFKKQYNDDKIKIGKFGNYMNIDVTNDGPVTIYIDTHDINLNK; encoded by the coding sequence ATGCGTGTTGTTATACAGAGGGTTAAAAGAGCTATATTAAGTgtaagaaaagaaaatattggagaaaatgaaaaagaattaGAAATTATTAGCGAAATAAAGAATGGgttaatatgttttttaggtattcataaaaatgatacATGGGAAGATgctttatatataattagaAAATGCTTAAACTTGCGTTTATGGAATAATGATAACAAAACATGGgataaaaatgttaaagATTTAAATTATGAGCTTTTAATTGTTTCACAATTTACTTTATTTGGtaatacaaaaaaaggaaataaacCAGATTTTCATTTAGCAAAGGAACCAAATGAAgctttaattttttataataaaataatagaCGAATTTAAAAAGCAGTATAATGACGATAAAATCAAAATAGGGAAATTTGGAAACTATATGAATATCGATGTAACAAATGATGGTCCTgtaactatatatattgatacccatgatataaatctaaataaataa